The region TTAGCGGTCGTAAAAGACTATCAAAACCAAGGAATTGGTACACAGCTCATCAAGCATGTTCAATCAGAAATCGGCCAAGAAACCGCGCTGATTTTACTTTCCGCTCCTTCTGCTATGAACTACTATCCAAAAGTCGGCTTTCATCAAATTGATAACGGATTTAAAATTGACAGAATTCGATAGAAGCGAAGAAATGAGCTTCTCCTTTCTTTTTATCCAATAACTCATGAGTTCTCCTTTATAATTAAATAGTACAGAATAAATAGAATATTTTCTACATTATTTATACGTACCAATGGTCCCTTAAAATAAACTAAGCCTTCGCGTATAAACTGATGATAAAAAAAGACCTCTTTCCAAGAAAGAGGCCTCTTCATTTATTTCACTAGCTTTTGCTCAGTTGCAGCTGAACCTTGACTTCGTTTATGGAATCCTTTTGCGTAATACGCGATAATAAGACCGATAAACCATAATGGTCCGATGACAACTGCAATTCTTGTATCTGGATTATACGCCATGAGAACAACAACAAGCGCTAAGAACGCAAGTGATACATAAGATGTTAATGGAAATAAAGGCATTTTATATTTTAACTTTGCCTCTTCACCCTTTTTTAACGTTTTGCGATACTTAATTTGAGAAAGCAAAATAATTCCCCACGTCCAAATTGCACCGAATGTTGCAATGCTTGTTACCCACGTAAATACTTTGGCAGGCACAATATAGTTTAACGCTACTCCGACTAATAGCGCACCCGCTGATGCTAAAACAGCCTTTCCTGGTACGCCGCCTTTTGTAAGCTGACTGTATCCTTTTGGCGCTTCGCCGTGTTCTGCTAAGTTGAACAGCATACGGCCTGTACTGAAAATACCGCTGTTACAAGAAGAAAGAGCTGCTGTTAGCACCACAAAGTTAATGATACCAGCCGCCGATGGAATGCCGATTTTTTCAAATGTTAATACAAACGGACTTCCCTGTGAACCAATTTCTTGCCACGGATAAATCGACATAATGACAAATAATGCACCGACGTAGAAAATAAGAATACGCCAAAAGACAGAATCAATTGCTCTTGCTAGAGATTTTTCCGGATTTTTCACTTCTCCCGCGGTAACGCCAATCATTTCAATTCCTAAATACGCAAACATTACCATTTGCAACGACAGCAAAATACCTTTGAATCCGTTCGGGAAAAGTCCTCCGTTGTCCCATAAATTTTTGATACCGGTCGCAACGCCGCCGTTACCGATTCCAAACACAATCATCAATACGCCAACGGCAATCATTAACACAATCGCTAAAATTTTAATAAGTGCAAACCAAAATTCCAGTTCACCATATGCTTTAACAGCTAAGAAGTTAACGGTTGTCATGATGACAAGCGCTGATAACGCCCAAATCCAGTTTGGTACATCCGGATACCAATACCCCATATAAATACCAACGGCTGTAATTTCAGCCATACATGTAACAACCCATAGAAACCAGTAATTCCATCCTGTTAAATAACCAGCGAGCGGCCCTAAATAGTCACGCGCGTACTTACTAAATGAACCTGCAACAGGTTTTTGAATCGCCATTTCTCCAAGTGCTCTCATAATAAAAAACATAATCATTCCGCTAAATCCGTACGCCAATAATATTCCCGGCCCTGCTAATTTAATAGCAGATGCAGACCCAAGAAACAGTCCTACCCCTAT is a window of Priestia aryabhattai DNA encoding:
- the alaP gene encoding alanine permease AlaP, with protein sequence MQGKTQEKELKRGLEERHVTLMSLGAAIGVGLFLGSASAIKLAGPGILLAYGFSGMIMFFIMRALGEMAIQKPVAGSFSKYARDYLGPLAGYLTGWNYWFLWVVTCMAEITAVGIYMGYWYPDVPNWIWALSALVIMTTVNFLAVKAYGELEFWFALIKILAIVLMIAVGVLMIVFGIGNGGVATGIKNLWDNGGLFPNGFKGILLSLQMVMFAYLGIEMIGVTAGEVKNPEKSLARAIDSVFWRILIFYVGALFVIMSIYPWQEIGSQGSPFVLTFEKIGIPSAAGIINFVVLTAALSSCNSGIFSTGRMLFNLAEHGEAPKGYSQLTKGGVPGKAVLASAGALLVGVALNYIVPAKVFTWVTSIATFGAIWTWGIILLSQIKYRKTLKKGEEAKLKYKMPLFPLTSYVSLAFLALVVVLMAYNPDTRIAVVIGPLWFIGLIIAYYAKGFHKRSQGSAATEQKLVK